In the genome of Ziziphus jujuba cultivar Dongzao chromosome 10, ASM3175591v1, the window AGCATCCCTGTAGACTAAGGAACTGAAGAGAATTTAGCTTACAAGGGCCGCTTGGAAGATGTTTGAGACTTTTACAGAAGTTAAGGTCCAAAAGAATAAGTTTTTCCATTGACCAAATTGACGAGGGAATTTCTTCTATGTCAGTCCCATGTAAATATAAGAATTCCATATTCTTAGTTATGTCCGGAAGATGCTTAAGTTTTGAGCAGCCTCCCAGATTCAGAGAAGTAAGCTTGTCAAGACATTTGAAATATGGAGGAATTTGGACCAAACTTTTACAAGATTCAAGGTCTATACTCTCAAGATTTGGACTGTTAGATAGATCTGGAATTTCAATCAGATTCTTGGAGTTGCGAAGATTCAGCCTTCTTAAGTTCTCTAGATTCTGTGACAAATTAAAGAGAATTAGAAAGTTGCTTGtactgtaattaattaatacaagaaaatatatttttgcatatttACCTGGACTTTAGGCCAAAGGCGCTCAACTTGGCTACGAGGAATTTCGAGTTCAACAAGATTGTGGGGAGAAAATTTTGGTGGCAAAGATTTGGAAGGATATCCATCCCAATGGAGATATCTAAGAGCATCAGGAAGAGACTGAAGGTTTTGAGGAAGACAAACATTACACTTCCCAGTCAAGTGTAAGtcagaataataaaatttgagcAATCTTAGGTTGTACATCTTGGAGAAGGCTCCACGACTCAAGTCTAACTTTCTGACTTTAGACTTGTCtagaaatattccttcaattgcTGCAGTTCCCTGACAATCAAGATACACAAGTGTAAATCGGAATCAGCTCAAAATTTTGACATTAAAGACATGTTTATTCAAAAACCACATTGTGAGTTCTGTCTCTTACCgctttatttttcaaaacatgATAAACATCGTCTGCAATCCACAACCTACTACGTTTTCCTGGCTCTTTAGCAGATTGTTCTACAACAATTTTCCAACCCATTTCTTGTATTAAGTCATGCATCCGTAGCCTGTTGTCCTTTATCGTTACAAGTGACATATCGATAAGAATTCTTAATCCCACTGCCACAAAGAAACCACATGCATCTAGTATTCTTTTTGTGTAATCTTTCTCCTGCCCTTGGTAGAAACATGCTATATCAAGAAATATATCTTTCGTGTCATCATCTAGTCCATCATAACTTATTCTCAAGACATTTTGAACTGTTTTGTGAGGaaattttttcagtttttgcAATGCACTTTCCCATTCTTCTTTCGTCTTCTGATGAAGGAATGAACCCAAAACTTTAAGAGCTAATGGAACGCCATTAGCATAGTAAATCACTCTTCTAGACAATGTTGTATACTCTTCTGGTGGAGACACATTTTTGAAAGCATTCAGATAAAAGAGATGGAGAGCTTCATCAAAGTTCAATTCCTTAACCTTGTATATTTCTCGTACTCCGACATTATTAAGCACTTGCACATCTCGAGTTGTAATAATGATTCTACTTCCAAGGCCAAACCGATCATTCGCTATTGCTAGAAATTCTAGTTGGCTTATATCATTCACATCATCAAGAACAATGAGAACTCTTTTCCGACGAAGCCTCTGTCTATCAAAATATCCTATAGATGGGGCGCCATAATTCATATTTTCTTCATCTAATAATCTTGATAGAAGTCTATTTCGTAAATGATCTAGTCCATGTTTCTCCGATTCTTCCCTAACGTTTGCAAGGAAGAAGCGACCTTCAAATTGAGAGGAGAGTTTGTTAAACACAACATCAGCAAGTGTAGTCTTGCCTATACCACCCATGCCCCAAAGACCTATAATCCGAACATCTTGTGAACCGATGCATAATAGTGATTCAATTTGCTCAATCTGTCTCTCAGTTCCAACCAAACCCCTCAAATCACTTGACACCAAACCCTTTAAGTCACCTGAAGTTTCACGGTTCAGTTTGTTCAAAACATCTTTCACTACAGCCTCAACCAATTCAGATTCATTCCTATAAATATGGAGCATACAAACAGGATCTGAGTAAGTAAGAAATATAATAACTTTCAagtttcaatatatatacatatatatatatatatatatatatatagccactTTGTAAAACGTTTTAGAAGGTTAATTAGAATTAATATAATACCTAATAGTGGCGGAATCAAAGCCAGATAGATTAGCAGCTTGAGCCAAAGCATCTCTCCACTTTTGAAGCTTCTCCAAATTCCCCATGAAACGAACTTCGTGTTCAGCAAAAGCAGTGGCATAACTGTGCTTCTGTTTCCGTACATTTGATGGATCGGTTTTGTAAAAAATGGGTATCACAAACTGTCCACTTCTTCTCCAGCAATCCATTATATGCACCAGTTCCTCCAAACACCATGATGAAGTTGCATAGTTTTCAGAGAAAATGATTATGGCGAGCCTCGAGTCCTTGATTGCTTGGAGAAGTGCAGATGAGATTTCATCTCCTTTCTCCATTCTGTAGTCTATGTAAGTCTCGATTTTCCTCCTAACCAAAGCACCATGAAGATGGCTGGTGATATTATCACGGGTATCAACACCTCTGAAACTCATAAATACATCATACTTGTTGTTCTGAGTCAGAACAGAAGAAGCCATGGATGTTGTTATACACAGCAAAATCCACAGCCCCGAAATACtctaaattaaaaatggaaagcCTTTATATAATACTTGACTAAATATTCACAATGAGAAACTTTAGGCTATGAGAAGGAGATGAGAAAGGGTAACAGAGAGGCTGACAATGTTAGCTGAAAGTATTCTAAAGAAGATGAATTAAGCACCTCCATTGACCACAAGAAGAAGGGAATGACTTTTGCCACTGTGATGACTTTTGTGAAAGGGCATGACACTGACACACAAAATAATTCCACGCGTTGTAATAATCTAGCAGTGAGTAAAGCGGAGGTGGTAGCAGCCCCCACCACAATTAGAGCACTCTCACCTTTTTCCATGACAAGATTTATACCATTTGcatgtattttataaaaatgtattttattttattttattttttttattaggatATAATGCTTGTAATTGATTATCATATTTAAGCATACAGGATTAATTTAATAAGCTAGGATGTTCATGTTGTTtggtttaataaatatatatatatatatataattaccaaagggaaaaaaaaaaaaaaaagaagaagacgcgaatatgtatatatgtaaaccatggactaattaataaattgtgAAGTTATTAGcgcaagaaaagagaaaaaaaagtcgGTCATCCACTTTCCACGATGCACCTTCGATTTCAAGCATTCAAAGAATCCCGGAAAAAAAAGCGAATCCCAAGAATAAAGCAGAAAggcttaaaaaagaaaaaaaaaagaaaagagataatATTTATTCAGAATTATAGGTCAAGGtgtttacattttatttatttatttagcataATCATGGCATTTACAATTCTAAGACtgttttataacaatttttttttaaaattttttttttctggtgaaaggtttaataaatttgtttttgttttttgtttttgcaaataggaatgttttaattaattattagattGGGAAAGGtttaatttttcattctttgattttttatttttttttcctttttttgctaAAACATACGTCGAATTACTAGATCAGGTTTGCAGAGGTTAAAGTTAGATTTAAGGACATATTTAAGCAATCAATATAATATGATTAATTTAAAGCATCAATATCCACAAGTTGATTAGTTTTAATTAGAAGCATTAATTAAAAGAAGTGTAACATTAATGACACTGATTGGAGTTGAtaataaatgatatattattattatttttttattaataggtATTTCGTTAATGAATTAAGAATATTTTAGAGGATAGGACAAAGTTTTTCTCTTCTAGCGAAATGCGGGCAAATTCTCTCCAATAAGAGCCTTTACGTGTATCCACAAAACTCTTggctaatttttaattttttttttatttgtaaatatattcaATTCTGGGGATAATTTCGTATGTTTATCAACACATAGAAACTCTTGGGCTTAATAGAAGGCTAAATCATAAAACTTTGTCCATCTTTTAAATCCttgtttccttcttcttcttcttcgtttatttttattttatttattttttaaaaaaagtggcTAATTATTTGCGGCCATA includes:
- the LOC107412387 gene encoding disease resistance-like protein DSC1; translation: MASSVLTQNNKYDVFMSFRGVDTRDNITSHLHGALVRRKIETYIDYRMEKGDEISSALLQAIKDSRLAIIIFSENYATSSWCLEELVHIMDCWRRSGQFVIPIFYKTDPSNVRKQKHSYATAFAEHEVRFMGNLEKLQKWRDALAQAANLSGFDSATIRNESELVEAVVKDVLNKLNRETSGDLKGLVSSDLRGLVGTERQIEQIESLLCIGSQDVRIIGLWGMGGIGKTTLADVVFNKLSSQFEGRFFLANVREESEKHGLDHLRNRLLSRLLDEENMNYGAPSIGYFDRQRLRRKRVLIVLDDVNDISQLEFLAIANDRFGLGSRIIITTRDVQVLNNVGVREIYKVKELNFDEALHLFYLNAFKNVSPPEEYTTLSRRVIYYANGVPLALKVLGSFLHQKTKEEWESALQKLKKFPHKTVQNVLRISYDGLDDDTKDIFLDIACFYQGQEKDYTKRILDACGFFVAVGLRILIDMSLVTIKDNRLRMHDLIQEMGWKIVVEQSAKEPGKRSRLWIADDVYHVLKNKAGTAAIEGIFLDKSKVRKLDLSRGAFSKMYNLRLLKFYYSDLHLTGKCNVCLPQNLQSLPDALRYLHWDGYPSKSLPPKFSPHNLVELEIPRSQVERLWPKVQNLENLRRLNLRNSKNLIEIPDLSNSPNLESIDLESCKSLVQIPPYFKCLDKLTSLNLGGCSKLKHLPDITKNMEFLYLHGTDIEEIPSSIWSMEKLILLDLNFCKSLKHLPSGPCKLNSLQFLSLQGCFSLDKFPELPRYIKHLRLSGTAIEVLPSSVEFLSGLVILEMEDCKMLRSLPTSICKLKSLQRLSLSGCSNLKNFPEILEPMQCLRFLNLSHTALRELPSSIESLVHLKILQLYMCENIEFVPDSLYNLNQLETLILCGSIKLKKLPPMSDGLRSLTVLDLSDCNLFEIPDHLISLSSLENLNLSGTMIETIPASIKQVSGIYELNLTNCKRLRSLPELPFLIDSFDAHGCTSLKSVSRTAFTEKLDKYQIRNRYEGYMLCNCPNLNQNAWSNIVTDARLRIMRSATASLLLKDDNYESRRTPSVTIFCQGNEIPKWFTYQNEGSSVHVKLPPNWCNTMFLGFAVCMVVSFDNYTGDWGLDFSCESQFKADSGESHESNCRLYGWGWGKSRTREINSDHLLMWYDLRLYLNAVRERGENWTDASFNFYPADVANEALTYNEALRLEPVRLSNVKVKKCGVCLLYAEDSEESGLEVEDNSKNKRRRDDFEGNGDRTLIYEKERDEPHPKRIL